The DNA region TTCAACACCATCGCGCGCTCCTTCTCGCCGCGCTTTGGATTTGCATGGAGTCCGACTCGAGGTAATCGAAGTGATGAGCGCTCGGCGCTGCGCGGCGGCTTCGGAATTTTCTATAATCCGCTGGTGGTGAACATGTGGGCCAACTCGCGCCTGGTGCCGCCGTTTGTGAACACCGTGCTGCTGGCGGGCGGGCCGCCATTTCCCAATCCGCTGGCCACGGGCCGCGCGCCCGCGCTCTCGACCACGGGGCAGGCGCTCGACTTCAATCTCAGCCAGCCTTATACCATGCAGTGGAACATCGAGTGGCAGCAGCAGTTCGCCGACGGCTGGGTGACGCGCGCCGCCTACGCCGGCAATCGCAGCCTGCACATCCTGCGCTCGCTCGAATCGAACCCCGGCACGCCGGTCGTCCTCGCCGACGGGCGCAAGTGCTTCAACTTTCTCGCCGCCGCCGGTGGCTCCAACGCCGCCTGCCCGTCCGGCTCCACCGTACGCCGCAACCTGAATTTCGGGCCGATCCGCGGTCGCTCCTCCGACGGACGCTCGTGGTATGACTCGCTGCAATTCACCGCCGAGCGCCGCATCTCCGATGGAGCAACCGTGCAGGGTTCCTACACATGGAGCAAGTCGCTCAGCACCAACAACTCGTCGTTCACCTCGTTTCCGAGTCAACCGTCGAACACGCAAGACCCCGACGACATATACCTCGACAAAGCCGTCTCGGCTTTCGATGTTCGCCACCGCCTTGCCGTACACGCCATCCTCGCGCTGCCCTCGTTCGCGCCGGGCGCGCCCGGGCGCGTGCTGCACGGGTGGCGCATTGCGGCCATCGGCTCGCTCTCTTCTGGGTATCCGTTCACGGTGGTGGACGGCATCAATCGCTCGCAGAATCTCCAGACCGATGTCGCTCTCGCCGACCGTCCGAACTGGGCCGCTCGCGCGACTGTTGCAGGGGCGACCAGCGGAGTCTCCAGGGCTTGTCGCATTGATGGACAGGAGCTTTTCGGCGGACGCAAACTGGGCACTCCCGATCTGTACTTCGATCCGTGCGCGTTCGTTCTACAGCCGCAGGGCTTCTACGGCAACGCCGCGCGCAACGCGCTCACCGGCCCGGGATTTTTCAATGCCGATCTTTCGCTGAGCAGAAACTTTGCGCTGCACGAGCGGCAGCAGCTTGAGTTCCGCGCCGACCTGTTCAACATTCTGAACAGGCCCAACTTCGCGACGCCCAGCAGCCCCACCGGCGCGCAGGTCTCCGGCGGCGCCATCGTGTTTCCCGATGCCACCGGCGCGCCCGCCGGGAATGCGGGACAGATCTTCCGCACGGTGAATGACTCGCGACAGATTCAGTTTTCGTTGCGCTACAGCTTTTAGGTTTAGTTTCGAAAACAGAGCCGCGACCGTTAGGGAGCGCGGGTTGCTCCCCGTAACGAAAGCAACCACCGCTCCCTAACGGTCGCGACTCTGATCCGATTTCCCGACTTATATGAATTCACCGTGGCACCTTCCGCGCATCCCCGAGCCTGAGGAGATGGACTGCTCGGACGAGGTGGAGGTCTACAACTCCGCTGCCGCCTCGGCACACCTCGATGCCATCGACAACACGTTTGTAGAACATCTGATGAGGCTGCTGCCGGAATCAGAGCCCCGACCGCCAGGGAGGGGGCACGCCAGGGACACAGGGATGATCGGCAACCGTGCCCCCTCCCTGGCGGTCGGGGCTCTGAGGGATCAAGTGCGAAAATCACAATATCTTGGGTTGGATATTGGCTGCGGCCCGGCGCAGATTCCTGTGAAGACGCTTCAGCGGGTTCCAGGCCTGCGGTTGGTTGGTCTGGATGGCGCGGGCAACATGCTGCGCTGCGCGCGCGCGAATGCCGTGCAAGCTGGCGTTGAGGATCGGCTGATACTGGCCCAAGGCGACGCGAAGAATCTGCCCTTCGCGGACGGCACGTTCTCCATCGTCACCTGCAACTCGATGCTGCACCATGCGCGTGATCCTCTGGCGCTGTTGCGCGAGATACGCCGCGTGGCCGCTCCCGGTGCGGCGATCCTACTGCGCGACCTACGGCGTCCGGCGTATCCGCTTCAGGCCTGGCACCTATGGCGGCATGGACGGAAATACAGTGGGCTGATGCGCCGCCTGTTCGACTTGAGCGTGCAAGCCGCATACACCGCCGACGAACTGGAGGCCATGCTGCGCGCCGTGCCCATCCCAGGCGCGCGCGTGTTCCGCTACAAGGGCGCGCATATTGGAATTGAAAGGCGGGGGAATTGATACGAGCCTGTCCGCAGATTACACAGATGGCGGGTTAACCCTTCTGCGAAATCTGTGCAATCTGCGGACAGGCTCCGTTACTTCGTTTCGGGAACATGCGTTGGCTACGAGTGGGGTTGCAGAATGACCTTCAGGGAATTCTCTCTGGGGTTGGAGGCCAGATCGAAGGCGTTGCGGATGCCGCTCAACGGGAAGCGGTGGGTGATGAGGTCCTCTACCTGAACACGGCGCGTGGCGATCCAGTCGAGCGCCTCGGCCATGTCGCGCGGCGCGGCGCCGTAGCTGAACAGTACGGATGGTTGCGCGATCCAGAAGCGGGTGAAGGGAATTTCGAGTTTCTTGTCGGGGCCGTCGGCGGCGAAGAACATGATCTGCCCGCCCCGGTTGATACACTCCAGCGCCTGAGTGGCCGCGGCGGGCGCGCCCGTGCAGACAATCACGCGATCAGCGGAGGGCAGCTTCTGGCTGGCCAGGCAGACTTCATCGGCACCGCTGTGCAGCGCCGCTTGCAGACGATCCTGGCTCATATCGACGGCGATGATCTTCCCCGCGCCCAGCGCGCGCAGCAACTTAATGTGTAGCAAGCCGGCTAGGCCGCTGCCGATTACCAGCGCGGAACGATCCGCCACCGGCATGATTTTGCGCACCGAGCGCACCACGCAGCCGAGCGGCTCAACGAAAGAGGCTTCGTCAAAACTCACCGAGTCGGGAATCCGGTAGAGGCCGTTGGTGATGCCGGATTCAAGAATGCGCACATACTGCGCGAACCCGCCCGGTTCGATGTGCTTGTGGTGCATGGTCTCGCAGGCGGTCTCATTGCCATCCAGGCAGGGCACGCATTTCAGGCAGGGAAAATGATGCGTGATCACTACGCGATCACCGGGTGAGAAACTGGAGACCTGCTCACCGACGCGCACAATCTCGCCGGCGATCTCATGGCCGGTGTTGATGGCACCGCGCTTGATGGCTTCGGGCTCGCGGTACCAGCGCATGGTGTCACTGCCGCAGATGCCACAGGAGCGCACTGCCGCCAGAATTTCCGAAGCGCCGATGGCCGGAACGGAGCAATCTTCCACACGCACGTCCTGATGGCTGTAGTAGAAGCCCGCCTTCATCTGTGCGGGAAGATTGTCGTTGGCGCCGGAAGATGTAGGAGTGGGTGGCGTCGCCATTTGAACTAGCCTCGCACTTGCTCGAAGATTTTGTAGCCCTCGTCCGGAGTAGCGCCGTTGTGGACCACGGCACGCAGCGCCTGAATCATCGCCACGGGATGCTTGTGCCGCCAGACGCGGCGGCCGAAGTCGATACCCTTGGCGCCCTTCTGGATGGAGTCATAGGCGAGGTTCAGGCTGTCGCGCGTTTCGTCAATTCCCTTGGGCGCCTTGCCGCCGGCGACGATGACGGGCACGCCGCTGGTCACAATGACACGCTCGAAGCCCACGCCGCAGTTGTAGGTCTTGATCATGTCGGCGCCGTGCGCGACCATAATGGCGCTGGCGCGCGTGAGGAAGTCGGAGTCCTTCTCGAGATAGCCGAGCGCATTGCCCACGGCGACCACGCCCAGCACGGCGATGCCGGCCTTGCGCGCGTGCCGCGACATGGTGGCCAGATTGTTCAGCGTGCTCGACTGGTACTTCGTGCGCAGATACACGGAGACCGCGGCGGCCACCGCGCCTTCTTCCTTCACATTCTGGCCGGAGAGAATCAGCCGCTCGTTGGCGATGGTGTCGGGCTCGTGCAGGAAGCTATCGAGATAACGGAACCATTCAAACTCCGCATCGCTGGCCTGGCCACTGTCCGTCTTCGTTCTTAACTCGGCGTAGGTGCTGTCGAAATCCCTGCCGGTGCGTTGCTGATAGGCGAACTTCGCAGGCTCCTGAAGATACCCGGGCACGGAGACGTCCATGGTGCTGGTGCAGCCGGAGGCGCGCAGGATCACCGGCGCGCTGACCTTGCCGCCAAAGTCGTTGCGCAGCACGGCTGGGTCGGTCATCAACACGTCCACGTAAGGCAGCAGCGGCCGCAGCACCTGGCCGGGGCGCTCCAGTCCCGCCACCACGCCGAAATATCGATGGTCGGAGGCCAGCACCACGATCCGTTCATTACGGCCAAAAATCTTCTTCAAGCTCATACTGCTCTCCCTTCATAACTGAATGGGGGATTCCCTGCGGCTGAAAGTCTCAGCGCAAAACACTCCCACCAGTATAGAACAGGATCAAACGGCCCAGCAAAATTCCGGGTCCTTGAATCGTGTGGGCGATCCAACGGGGGTGTTCAGGCTACAATCAGGCGATGGAGATTAATGCGAGAAGCCTGTCGCGGTTGGGGCTGGTGCTCGGCACAGCCTGCGAATACATTGTGCGTTATGGAGCCCGTAGGCTCTTTGGACGGCTCACGGCGCAGGCCCGAGCCCAGTGGCTGCATCGGTGCTGCGGTCGCGGCCTAAGGCGGCTGGGAATTCCCGTCCAGGTCTCCGGAAAATTTCCGTCGCGCGGACTGATCGTCTCGAATCACTTGAGCTATCTCGACATTCTCATCTACAGCAGCATCTCGCCGTGCGTGTTTGTCTCCAAACGCGAAGTGCGTTCCTGGCCGGTGTTCGGGATCATGGCCGCCATCGCCGGCACCGTCTTTATTGATCGTGCGCGCAATGTGGACGCGCTGCGCGTGAACCATGAGATGTTGGAGACGTTGGCGCAGGATGCGGTTGTAGTTCTCTACGCCGAGGGCACCAGCAGCGATGGGCACGGGGTTCTCCCCTTTCGCCCCGCGCTGTTCGATGGCGTGGTGAGGTCCGGCGTGCCCATTACCCCCGCGCACATCAGCTATCGCTTGAGCGATGGCCGGCCAGAGGACGATGTTTGCTACTGGGGCGACCACTCGTTCCTGCCGCACCTGCTCAGGTGCCTCTCGCGCCACGGCTTGCAGGCGACCGTGCAGTTCTCGGCTGAGTCCCGCACCTATGAAGACCGCAAAGTGGCCGCACAACAGACGCACGACGCCGTTGCACAGCTCGCGCAACAGGCCAGCGGTTAACCAGAATAATATTGTCTGATGTGAGGATATTGCGGAGAGGCTGCGACCCCGACAGGGTCGGTGTTCTTGCGGTACGGTTTCCGGGGGCGTTGCCACCGGCTCTTCACCTTAATCCCCTTCGGGGACGGTTCGTCCTGCTGCTTTCCATCTCCTACAAATCTTGTGAAAGCAGGCCATGCAAAAATAGCGTGAGCTTACTGTCAGCGCAGACTCCCCGGTCGCTGAAGACAAGCCGCAGCCTTATACTGCTTCCGGCCAGGCAATTCCCTTTAGCGCGAACATCTCGCGTGCCGAGGCGCGCGTCGCGCACTCGCTGCACATCCACACCGGAGGCTCGTCGTCGACCACCGCCGCCTCACACTCCGATACATTCTGGCAGGACCAGCAGACTTCGATGGCATCCACCACGCGGCGAATGTTTCCACGCATTTCAATCAACTCCCGGTATTCCATGATTGAGACTGTCATAAGCCACCTCCACCTTCACCTACACAATAGCAGCGGCCAGATCGGCATTGAATAGCGCGGAAGCCACATTCTTCACTAGTTCCCGAGTACTACTCCCAACATCTTTCGGCTTCTGCAAACCGAAGATTAATACTGTTCCCGATAATACCAATGCTGATTGTTTGGATTGTTACTTTTGAGAGACGGTTGCCTGCCAGGCAAAAGACTTAAGAATCAGGCGCTGGAGGAGTGCGCGATCCCTCCAGCGCCTGACTAAGTTGTGGTCCTGATGTAGAGGTGCTACGCTCGGTTACCGTGAAACTAGAACTCCCAGCGCAGTCCTGTCCGCAGTGTGGCCTTGGGCGCGAGGAATCCTGCGTTGTAGTATTCTTCGTTCAATAGATTGTCCACGCGGATGACGTAGCGCAGCGTGTGGCTCTCGCGCTCCAGCAAATCAGTGCTCGCCGTTAAATCTACCCGCGCATACCCCGCGAAGCGGTACACACCGAATGGAAAGGGGAACGCCGAGCCAAACAGCGGAAAGTCATGATCGGCCACCGCGTAGGTTTGCAGATGGAGGTGAACGCGGCGGATCGGTTCGAGCAGCACCCCTGAATTGAACTGATGCTCGGAGACGCCCAACACGCGCGTCGTTCCGGCGGCGGAAGCAAATGGCAGATCGGAGTTGGCCAGTGTATATCCCGCGTTGAAGCTGACCATCCGATGCGGTCGGGCGCGAACCATGAACTCCACGCCGCGCGCGATGCCGCCGCGCGTATTCACGTATCCGAAGGAGCGCCCGAAAGGATCGCCCGGCGTGCCGCCAAAATCAATGATGGTGTGCAGCCGCGTGTAGAACCATGTCGCGCTCAACTCCAGTCGATCGCGCCAGAGCTGCTGGTCAACACCCACGTCGATGAAATTCGTCCGCTCCGCTTTCAGCAACGGATTACCGTAGTAGAAGCCGCGCCCGCCGCTGCCGTATCGTTCATAGAGCGAAGGCGAGCGGAACCCGTTGCCAGCGTGAGCGCGGAGCTTGGTTCCCATGCTTCGCAGCGTATATGCCAGAGAAGCATCCGCCGTGTAGGCATTGGGCGCATCGAGTTCCCCCACGACCGTGTATGGACTCGGATTGCTGGTGCCCCCGGGCGAGAGAAACTCCGGACTCGATAGGACATAGAACTGCGCCTGGCCTCCGATCTGAAATTGCAAACGTCCATCGGCCAGCCGCGCATGATTGCGCGCCTGCAAGGCCAAGGCTTTTTGAACCGCCACTGTCGTCTGCCCGAACTCCAACTGGTCAATGGCGGTGCGGTCGTACTCCACTCCAAAGTGCAGGGTGTCGACACTGGAAGCAGAGAGTGCGTTGCGCCAGAACAGTTGCTCATAGGAGCCGTTGTAACTGCGGCGATTCGTAGTAGCCGGCTCTGGGTAGCCCAGCGTTACGGCCAGCGGGTCGGTGCCGGGGCCGTCATCGTAGCCGCGGCGCACGCGCAGGCTCTGAAAGCCAACGGACTGCCGCCAGAAATCTCCCACTTCAAACTCCAGCCGCGCCGCGCCGGAATAGAACCGCACGCGTTGGTGGTAGTCAGGGTCATTGATCTGCGGATAGAAATTCGCCTGCGGGTCTGGAAATTCCCGCGCCTCGCGCACCAGCGTGCCGGCGGGCAGCTCGGGCAGATTGGCCAGCGGCGAGGGGTCCTCGTTTAGGTAAGAGAAGCCATCGGCGATCAGAAAGCGCGTGAACAGCCGGACCCGCGGCGTAAGATCGAACCACGATGCGGCGGAGGCGTTGGTGTCGCGCGAGGCGTCCTGGCCATCCTGGCCGGAGAGATAATTCTGATGCGTCAGGTTGAGAGAGTAGGAAAAACGTCGCGAGGCGTTCCATCCAGACAAACCCGCGCTGGGTAGCAGCAGCCCCAACGAGCCGCCTTCGAGTGAGAGGAACCCGGCCTGCGGGCGGTCGGCCACGCGATCAGGTTGCTGCGTCTGCACGTTAACTACTCCGCCGACCGCATGTGTTCCATAGAGCGACGACGCGGCCCCGCGCAGAATCTCCACGCGATCCGCGGTGGCCACCGAAATCTCAGAGAGCAGCGAGCGCGCCGAGCCTTTATTGTCGGAAGGGTCTGACAGGCGGAAGCCATCGAGCTGAATCGCGGCGTCCTCGGGACGTAGTCCGCGGAAGCGGAAGCTGGCCAGACCAGCTGGCCCTCCCAGTTGCTGGAGTTGCAGGCCGGGCACGGAACGCAGCGCGTCGGCGAGCGTTACCACGTCGCGCGCGCGCAGCTCCTCGCGTGTGATGATGCTGACGGACTTGGCCGTCTCCTCCGGTATCTCCGGCAGACCGGAGGCCAGCACGTTCACGCTCTGGTGGATTCCGGCGATTTCGAGAACCCATTCGAGTGAGTCGCTATCGGATGGAAGAGTCAGGCGTTGGCTTTGCGTTTGAAATCCAGCGGCGCTGATCTCCACAACGTAGGTGCCATTGGATAAGTTGGTCAACTCGATGCGCCCATCCGCGCTGGCCACCTCCAGCGCGGTGGAGGTGGAGGCTCCGTAGATGCGAACACGAGCGCCGGTAATGCGGCCGCCGGTGCGGTCGCGCACCACGGCGCTGAGCATATGCGTTGCGCTCGATTGCGCGCGGGCCAATCGCCATGCGGGTTGCGAAGCGTTTATCAGACAGATCAGGGATAACAGGCAGGCAAAGACACGAATACGACGAAGCACTTTCATGGACGTTTTCGACATGTGGACTCCTTTGGCCCTCGGAAGGAGGAAACGCAATACCGCCGAGACGGGGAGGCCAGTGTTGGTGGAAGCGGAGGATGAGGCGAAGGCGCGACCCTTACACAAAATAAACAACGATGCACTAAATCAGCGCAACAGTGATTTCAAAGATGGAAAGACAGCGCCAAGCTCATCGGACTTCCCCTCGAAGCCGATTCCCGCAGGGGGGTTCTTGGCAGGTCTCCTGGCTGATGCTTTAACGGATCGAGCGCCTTCCCATCCCGGCGTGCCTATTACGGCAGTACGGAACAGTGGCGAATTGCTCAATCCAACGCAATCACAGTGGCGGGGCCGCGCTGGTTTCTCACCAGCTTCCCTATTGATGATTAAGCACCAAGAACATTTTCCATGTTGCAGGCAGGAAGGCACGGCTGTCAAGCGGCGCGTAAATTGGGGTGGGCGACGGGGCTCGAACCCGCGACTTCCGGAATCACAATCCGGCGCTCTGCCAGCTGAGCTACGCCCACCGTAAACGGTGCATTGATTATAGGGAACCGGCGGCGTGCAGGTCAATCCGGCCTCCAGCGAGATCTGTATCTGGTATGCTAAGGCGATCGCGGTTCAACGAGGCATCAGCCAGACAATAGAGGAGAAACAGATGGACATGCTGGGAAATGTTTTGGGGAGCCTGAAGGGTGGCGGCCAAGGCGGCGGACTGGCCGGAGCCGTCATGCAGCTGCTGATCCATAAAGGTGGGTCGAGTGGCCAAGGCGGCAGCACCGGCTTGGCGGGGCTAATCCAGACTATGAACTCGAATGGTTTGGGGGATGTGGTAAGCTCCTGGGTCGGTACAGGACAGAACAAAGCGATCAGCGCCGCACAGTTATCATCTGTGCTGGGCAAGAATCAAATCGCATAATTGGCGCAGAAGGCCGGCGTCGCGGAACATGACGCGCCCAATTTGTTGGCCGGGCTGTTGCCCAATCTGGTGGACAAGCTGACACCAACGGGGCAGGTTCCCGCCGAGAATGATCTAGCCTCGATGGGTATGAATCTGCTAAAAGGCATCATGGGCGGCAAATAGTGCCCCGCGTTTCCCTACCAGCCGTCGGGGAAGCGCTCCTTCCAAGCGGTGGCCCCCGCCGGCTGCATGCCGATTTCACTCGCCAGCGCGGACATCAGGTGAATTACCTTGCCGCCCACCACGGTCATCTGCGGGCGGATGGTGGGTATCTCCTCTTCAGGCACTGCGAGGAAATCCTTGTCGAGGACGATGAAGTCGGCGAACTTACCAGGCTCGATGGACCCCATTACTTTTTCGCGCAGCATGTAGTGCGCGCCCCAGCGCGTCAGCGCCTTCAACTGCGTGATGCGGTCGGTGCGCTCGCCGGGGCCGTAGACCATCTTGTCGCGGTCGTTGTAGCGATTCATGCCCTTGGTGATGAAGAAGAAAAGTTTGTGCGGTAGTGGACGGTCGATCTCGAAACCGCTCATCACGCCGCCGGCGGTGAGGCTCTTGCGTGGCGAGACCCAGGACGTGTACTCGGTCCCATAGACGCGCGCGATCATGGCCGTGCCCATCATGTTGGGCACTACTCCGGCGGGCTCCCAGAGCAGATTGTTATTCAGACTGGTCAACATGCCGAGGTGTTTGATGCGCGGGATTTGCTGTGGGCGCGGCGCTCCGGCGCTATGGTCAAAGGCGTGGCGCTTGGCGCGAATGTCGTCGAGCGAGAAGCCGGCCTCGGCGCTCGACTGCTCGATGATGTCCATCAGGTAATCGATATCTTTGTCGCCGCCGGTGTGGATGGTGGCTATCCTCATGCCGCTCTTGACCACTGTCTCCATGCGCGCGCGGCCCTCTGATCCCGGCGCGTAACTGCAACTGCCCTCGCTGCGGCGACCGGCGATCTCGAGTGGATTGGTTTTCCACTGTTCGCTTACCGGTGCGGTCATGCAATTGCCTCCGGCTCCCGCAAAAGCCCCGATCATCCAGATGTTATCCGTGCCGGTGCCAACGTTGCTGGCCAGATAGCGCAGCGTGGTCAGGTCCCAGGCGTCGCCGGAGTAGCCCCAGGCAAAGCGCGCGGGCATTTCGCCTCGCTCGTCGAGATAGCGCAGCGCGCGCAGATTCGAGTAGGAATAGGGGGACGACGCAAACGCGACCGCGCCGTAGCTGGCCCATAGTTCCATCTCCGACTTCAGCACCTGCGCCAGTTGCGGCGTCTTGCCCTTGAACATGGCGTTCGGCTCCATCTCGCGGCTGAAGCCGAAGCCGTTCTTCCTGAACTCGGGATCGAGCGCGCCGTCGGCCGACTCCAGACTCTCCATCGCCCGCGTGTTCACCATTGAGGTGATGAATCCGTTGCGCACCTTCACAGGATTGTTAGGCGCGAGCAGGTCGAGATATTCTTTCTTAATGCTCCTGGCGAAAAGCTGGGCCATCTCGGTGGCGTGCTCGTAGTCTGGGCCGTAGTTGAAGCTGAGGAACAGCCACTGGCCGGGCTTGGCCTTCGCCAGCACTTCGCGCATCATCGGCTCGAAGCGCGCCATCTGCTCCTTCGGAGGAAGGTTGGGCATCCAGCGATGGATGATCTCATTGTCATTGGGAAAAATGTGCGTCAGCGCTCGCGGCTCCTGAAAAGCCCAATCGGTGGGATGCTCGTGGGTGATGATGAAGCCCGGCAGCACCATGCGCCCCCTCAAGTCGATAACCTTGGTTGAAGGCCCAGCCAGCGACCGGATGTCGGCGGTGCGGCCCGTCGCCAGGATGCGGTCGCTACGCACGGCCATGGCTTCCACGATGGTGCCCACGCGGGACTCGAACGAGGCGTCGTCCATGGTGACGATTTTCCCGTTGATGAGAATCATCTCGGGATGGCCGAGCTTGGCGGCCTGCGCGGGGACGCTGCCTTGTTGGGCAGCGCCGAGGTTGGCATGAAGCAGGACGGAAATTCCAATCACAGCCTGTAAGATTCGCGCGCGCATCATATCGTGGCTCCTTCAAGTCTCGCGATCGGAGCGGCTGGGCATCGCTCAGGAACAGTATTGTAACTCCGCGGCGTGGAATGCCGGGGCATTTTCCGTATGAGTGGAGAAATATGATTTGCCTGGTCGGCAAGAAGACCTAATCGAAGATGACCGTCTTGCGGCCGTAGGGGATGACGCGGCGTTCGAGGTGCAGGCGCACGGCGCGGGCCAGCACGACACGCTCGAGGTCGCGGCCCTTGCGCACCATGTCCTCCACGGTGTCGCGATGGCTGCTGCGGGCCACGTCCTGTTCGATGATGGGGCCCTGATCGAGATCGGCGGTTGCGTAATGGCTGGTCGCGCCAATGAGTTTCACGCCGCGCTCAAACGCCTGGTGGTACGGTTTTGCGCCAACAAAGGCTGGAAGAAATGAATGGTGGATATTGATAATGCGGTTGGGGAAGGCCTCCACCATCTGCGGACTGAGCACCGGCATGTAGCGCGCCAGCACCACCAGATCAACGCGGTGCTGGCGCAGCAGCTCAAGTTCAGCTTTCTCTTGCGCGAGCTTGGTGTCCGCGGTAATGGGAAACACATGAAAGGGGATGCCGAACTTTTCGACCGCCGAGCCGAGATCGGGATGATTGCTGATGACCAGCGCGACCGTACACGGCAACTCGCCCTCGACGCTGCGCCAGTGCAAATCATAAAGGCAGTGCGACTCCTTGGAGACGAACAGGGCCACGCGGTCGAGCTGATCGCGATAATGAATCTCCCATTGCAGATTCAGCTTGCGCGCCAGGGGAAGAAAGGCGGCGGCGAACTCATCTCGCCCAATCTGGAAACCAGTCGTCTCCCACTCCATGCGCATCAGGAAAAGCCCAGACTGCAGATCGGTGTGATGATCCGAGTGGACGATGTTGCCGTTATATTGAAAGACAAATTGCGATATCTGAGCGACCAAACCGCGCTGGTCCGGACAGTGGATCCGTAGGACGGCATTTGAGTGGTGGGGTGAGTGGTTGGGCATGATCTTCGGGGCCTCCATGTGTGTCAATCTGTATTACATCGCCTGTATTACCTTGCAGGACGCAGGTGCGACGCCAGCCAGTAGTGCCACTTCGCTTTAAGCAGGCATTGACTGGTCCGGGAATTTTATCTCTTTTTGGCGCGTACAAAACGGGTGAGGTCCGGAAGCACCTCCCGGGTTTGCAACAGCGGAAACAGCACGGCCCCTGACAGATTGATCAGCACCTGCGAGATCATATAAAGCGTGAAGAGGTTGGCTCCCTGCGTTGATCCCGCAAGTTGGAAGAGCGCCAGGAACGCCACCTGGCCAACTCCCAGGCTGGCCGGCGTGATGGGAATCGTGGTCAGCACCAACCCCACCGGCACCAGCACCATATATTCCAGCAGATCCACTTCAATTCCCAAGGCGCGTCCGTAGAGCACGAGGCTGCTCAGAATCAATCCCTGACTGGCACAGGAGATCAGCGCAATCTTACGAATCAGCGCGGCATCACGGACATAATCGTGCGTGCCGCGATACAGCTCCTCGAACATCTCGCCCATGCGCAGTTTCTTCGCCCAGTGCGCCAGTATCACCGGCGGCGCCGGTCGCAGATAGGCCAACCATAATAGGGCCAGAGTGGCGAGTATTCCGCAACCAGCCAGCACGCTGAAGGGCACTACGAAGCGCGCCGGCAACGGATGATAAAAGGTTCCCAAGGTTCCCAGCAGACAGAACACCAGTAACGCCGAAACGCCGAAAAGGCGGTCAAACAGAATACTTGGCACCACGGCGTACGGCCCCAATGGCGGATGGTTGCTGCCTCCCGCGGGAGAGTTCTCCGAAGCGCGCCGCGAAATGAACACGCCCCTCAACACATCGCCGCCAATGTGGCCAGGCAACGCCATATTTAAAAATTTAGAGACCATCAGTAAGGCGAAGACTTCGCCGGTGGGTAGATGTAATTGACGCGCGCGCAGCAGGCTCTGCCAACGCCAGAGCTGGCCCAAGGGCGTGAGGAATAACAAGAGCAGAGCAGGCACGGAATATTGCCACTGCTGCATGGAAGCGAGTAGCGGCTCCCAGGCAATGTGCTCTTTCTTCACCAGATAAACCACCAGCGCAATCGCCACAGCCAGCTTCACGACGATGGTCAGCCAACTCCTGCTGCTGCCGGTGGA from Acidobacteriota bacterium includes:
- a CDS encoding class I SAM-dependent methyltransferase, yielding MNSPWHLPRIPEPEEMDCSDEVEVYNSAAASAHLDAIDNTFVEHLMRLLPESEPRPPGRGHARDTGMIGNRAPSLAVGALRDQVRKSQYLGLDIGCGPAQIPVKTLQRVPGLRLVGLDGAGNMLRCARANAVQAGVEDRLILAQGDAKNLPFADGTFSIVTCNSMLHHARDPLALLREIRRVAAPGAAILLRDLRRPAYPLQAWHLWRHGRKYSGLMRRLFDLSVQAAYTADELEAMLRAVPIPGARVFRYKGAHIGIERRGN
- a CDS encoding alcohol dehydrogenase, with translation MATPPTPTSSGANDNLPAQMKAGFYYSHQDVRVEDCSVPAIGASEILAAVRSCGICGSDTMRWYREPEAIKRGAINTGHEIAGEIVRVGEQVSSFSPGDRVVITHHFPCLKCVPCLDGNETACETMHHKHIEPGGFAQYVRILESGITNGLYRIPDSVSFDEASFVEPLGCVVRSVRKIMPVADRSALVIGSGLAGLLHIKLLRALGAGKIIAVDMSQDRLQAALHSGADEVCLASQKLPSADRVIVCTGAPAAATQALECINRGGQIMFFAADGPDKKLEIPFTRFWIAQPSVLFSYGAAPRDMAEALDWIATRRVQVEDLITHRFPLSGIRNAFDLASNPRENSLKVILQPHS
- a CDS encoding 1-acyl-sn-glycerol-3-phosphate acyltransferase — protein: MEINARSLSRLGLVLGTACEYIVRYGARRLFGRLTAQARAQWLHRCCGRGLRRLGIPVQVSGKFPSRGLIVSNHLSYLDILIYSSISPCVFVSKREVRSWPVFGIMAAIAGTVFIDRARNVDALRVNHEMLETLAQDAVVVLYAEGTSSDGHGVLPFRPALFDGVVRSGVPITPAHISYRLSDGRPEDDVCYWGDHSFLPHLLRCLSRHGLQATVQFSAESRTYEDRKVAAQQTHDAVAQLAQQASG
- the purU gene encoding formyltetrahydrofolate deformylase is translated as MPNHSPHHSNAVLRIHCPDQRGLVAQISQFVFQYNGNIVHSDHHTDLQSGLFLMRMEWETTGFQIGRDEFAAAFLPLARKLNLQWEIHYRDQLDRVALFVSKESHCLYDLHWRSVEGELPCTVALVISNHPDLGSAVEKFGIPFHVFPITADTKLAQEKAELELLRQHRVDLVVLARYMPVLSPQMVEAFPNRIINIHHSFLPAFVGAKPYHQAFERGVKLIGATSHYATADLDQGPIIEQDVARSSHRDTVEDMVRKGRDLERVVLARAVRLHLERRVIPYGRKTVIFD
- a CDS encoding flippase-like domain-containing protein, which gives rise to MWSSTPSKLHSQDSTGSSRSWLTIVVKLAVAIALVVYLVKKEHIAWEPLLASMQQWQYSVPALLLLFLTPLGQLWRWQSLLRARQLHLPTGEVFALLMVSKFLNMALPGHIGGDVLRGVFISRRASENSPAGGSNHPPLGPYAVVPSILFDRLFGVSALLVFCLLGTLGTFYHPLPARFVVPFSVLAGCGILATLALLWLAYLRPAPPVILAHWAKKLRMGEMFEELYRGTHDYVRDAALIRKIALISCASQGLILSSLVLYGRALGIEVDLLEYMVLVPVGLVLTTIPITPASLGVGQVAFLALFQLAGSTQGANLFTLYMISQVLINLSGAVLFPLLQTREVLPDLTRFVRAKKR